In Acaryochloris marina S15, a single genomic region encodes these proteins:
- a CDS encoding polysaccharide ABC transporter ATP-binding protein, translating into MTQTYLEPIMHQSSKDGSVVLSVKNVSKRFCRDLKRSLLYGVQDIAGEVFGAQRQDVELRKGEFWALNNVSFELKRGEALGLVGANGAGKTTLLRIISGLIRPDHGSVEVNGRVAPLIALGAGFNPILTGRENIYVNMAILGLSKQEIDERFEEVVAFAEIGDAIDAPVQSYSSGMAARLGFASAIFTEPEILLVDEVLAVGDICFQAKCHKKLGELRNSDTVFILVSHNSQTIAGVCEQVAYLNRGKLLNVGEAREIVLQYERDLIFMDSQQHGDRRIVHNTNKVEDFLKKSSTLSIESIEIKSEGNDSSETLYCGESARISILCNAKTDLSNINLRLNFYEKLSAGNSVLFISNQNDGKEIKLSKGMNKIAVIFPQVCFKPGNYMMKLVVRQGALNTLDFVEAYDFSVDTFFNLSGAAFYQPYSWDISSA; encoded by the coding sequence ATGACACAAACCTATCTAGAGCCTATTATGCATCAGTCGTCTAAGGATGGCAGCGTTGTTTTGTCCGTGAAGAATGTTTCTAAACGGTTTTGCCGTGATTTAAAGCGGTCTTTGCTATATGGGGTGCAGGATATTGCTGGAGAGGTGTTTGGCGCACAGCGGCAAGATGTAGAGCTGCGTAAGGGGGAGTTTTGGGCGTTAAACAATGTGAGCTTTGAGCTAAAGCGGGGGGAAGCGCTGGGGCTGGTGGGTGCCAATGGTGCAGGGAAGACGACGCTGTTGCGGATTATTAGTGGGTTGATCCGGCCAGATCATGGTTCGGTGGAGGTGAATGGACGGGTGGCGCCGTTGATTGCCTTGGGGGCGGGGTTTAACCCAATTTTGACGGGGCGGGAAAATATTTATGTGAATATGGCAATTTTGGGCTTGTCGAAACAGGAGATCGATGAACGGTTTGAGGAGGTAGTGGCGTTTGCGGAGATTGGGGATGCAATTGATGCGCCTGTCCAGAGTTATAGTTCTGGGATGGCTGCACGTTTAGGCTTTGCCAGTGCAATTTTTACCGAGCCAGAAATTCTTCTTGTCGATGAGGTTCTTGCGGTAGGTGATATTTGCTTCCAAGCTAAATGTCATAAAAAACTGGGAGAATTAAGAAACAGTGATACCGTATTTATTTTGGTCAGTCACAACTCTCAAACAATTGCGGGAGTTTGTGAACAAGTGGCTTACTTAAATCGGGGTAAGCTTCTAAACGTTGGAGAAGCTAGAGAAATTGTGCTTCAGTATGAGAGAGATCTTATCTTCATGGATTCTCAGCAGCATGGAGATAGAAGGATTGTACACAATACAAATAAGGTTGAAGATTTTCTGAAAAAATCTTCAACCTTATCCATTGAATCTATTGAAATAAAATCTGAAGGAAATGATTCTTCTGAGACTTTGTATTGTGGCGAATCTGCAAGAATATCTATTCTATGTAACGCGAAAACTGATTTAAGCAACATTAATTTGAGGCTTAATTTTTATGAGAAATTAAGCGCTGGAAACTCAGTTTTGTTTATTAGCAACCAAAATGATGGTAAAGAAATCAAATTGAGTAAGGGGATGAACAAAATAGCTGTTATTTTTCCGCAGGTCTGCTTCAAACCTGGTAACTATATGATGAAGCTTGTCGTTCGCCAAGGAGCTCTAAACACTTTAGATTTCGTAGAAGCATATGATTTTAGCGTAGATACGTTTTTCAATCTGAGTGGCGCTGCTTTTTATCAGCCATATTCTTGGGATATCTCTTCTGCCTAG
- a CDS encoding ABC transporter permease: MNQYHAPKRVIYTPESRIRHPLQMLQEMGRDLLASRELAWRLLVRDISAQYRQSLLGIFWAFMPPVVTAFGLVMARNTGVVNLGETELPYPAYVMFSMALWQTFVEALNGPIMAVNAAKAMLAKINFPREALVLAKLGEVAFNFGIKLILIVGLFVWFQMPVTWAVLLVPVALVHLVMLGTGIGLVLAPLGALYGDVQKVLPMIVAPWLLLTPVIYEVPQSGLFGSIVRLNPVTPLLVTTRELATTGVLTDVIGFWWASGLALGLFLLGWMLYRLAMPFMVERMSS, from the coding sequence ATGAATCAATATCATGCTCCTAAGCGAGTGATCTACACACCTGAAAGCCGCATTCGTCACCCGCTGCAAATGTTGCAGGAAATGGGCCGTGACTTGCTGGCTTCTCGGGAACTGGCTTGGCGATTGTTGGTGCGGGATATCAGCGCTCAATATCGGCAGTCTTTACTGGGAATTTTCTGGGCTTTTATGCCGCCAGTGGTGACAGCGTTTGGATTGGTTATGGCTCGCAATACGGGGGTAGTGAACCTGGGTGAAACGGAGTTGCCCTACCCGGCCTATGTCATGTTCAGTATGGCCCTTTGGCAGACCTTTGTAGAGGCGCTGAATGGGCCAATTATGGCAGTCAATGCAGCAAAGGCGATGTTGGCGAAAATCAATTTCCCGCGTGAGGCATTGGTGCTGGCGAAACTGGGGGAGGTGGCGTTTAACTTTGGTATCAAGCTGATTTTGATTGTGGGTCTATTTGTTTGGTTTCAGATGCCAGTGACTTGGGCGGTGCTGTTGGTGCCAGTAGCGCTGGTGCATCTGGTGATGCTGGGGACAGGGATTGGCTTGGTGTTAGCGCCACTGGGGGCGCTGTATGGAGATGTGCAGAAGGTATTACCGATGATTGTGGCACCTTGGCTGCTGCTGACACCAGTGATTTACGAAGTGCCGCAAAGTGGTTTATTTGGGAGCATTGTGCGGCTAAATCCGGTAACACCATTGCTGGTAACAACACGGGAACTAGCGACAACCGGAGTATTGACGGATGTTATAGGCTTTTGGTGGGCCAGTGGACTGGCCTTAGGGCTGTTCCTGCTGGGCTGGATGCTGTATCGCCTGGCAATGCCATTTATGGTGGAGCGGATGAGCTCGTAA
- a CDS encoding glycosyltransferase family 4 protein: MTRNYFLSTDVQFDLEGNTTETLGLVTKDTHLGVFTQFFPPDYAPTGQLIDEITQQLSQQDIQVSVFSGQPGYAFTVQRESPLKEDRHQVRVKRSRTAQLWPKQIRGKAINGLLFFLRAGLHLLRSARKYDVILLTTAPPFLPVLGYLASLILGKSYICLVYDLYPDIAVELNVVNHNHVLAKAWRLVNYYVWKNASGIIVLSGAMKRRVIRQCPRVRGKISVIHSWADPKQIVPIPKTKNWFAWKYHLVDIFTVIYSGNMGRCHDMDTLLEAMILLKDEPIQFVFIGGGAKRSDVMAEVQDRGLKNCQFLPYQDKEVLPYSLTAGNISLVSVSPGMQDLVAPSKVYSALSSGRPIVAVCPKSSYLNDLIADANCGITIENGDGKELADFLLYLQKDHKAAQAMGENAHRYLEEHFTPQIIAKKYLKVVDQSLRNRELRKQKLNRQILNTDSHPAPETES, from the coding sequence ATGACACGTAACTATTTCTTATCAACAGATGTGCAGTTTGATCTTGAAGGCAATACTACTGAGACATTGGGACTAGTTACTAAAGACACACATCTAGGGGTGTTTACGCAATTCTTTCCCCCGGATTATGCCCCGACTGGACAACTGATTGATGAGATCACCCAACAGTTATCCCAACAAGATATACAGGTCAGTGTATTTAGTGGTCAGCCAGGATACGCCTTTACAGTCCAACGAGAATCTCCTCTAAAAGAAGATCGGCATCAGGTTCGGGTGAAGCGTTCTAGGACCGCCCAACTTTGGCCGAAACAAATTCGGGGTAAAGCTATTAATGGTCTTTTGTTTTTTTTGCGGGCGGGGTTACATCTGCTCCGGTCTGCACGAAAGTATGATGTGATTTTGCTGACAACGGCTCCACCTTTTTTGCCTGTATTGGGATACTTGGCTTCTTTGATCTTAGGCAAATCCTATATTTGTTTGGTCTACGATCTCTATCCCGATATAGCAGTTGAGCTTAATGTTGTTAACCACAATCATGTTTTAGCGAAAGCTTGGCGATTGGTGAACTATTACGTTTGGAAAAATGCCAGTGGGATCATCGTTTTGAGTGGGGCGATGAAGCGACGGGTGATTCGGCAATGTCCAAGAGTGCGGGGGAAAATTTCAGTGATTCATAGTTGGGCAGATCCCAAACAGATTGTGCCTATTCCAAAAACTAAAAATTGGTTTGCCTGGAAATATCACCTAGTAGATATTTTTACGGTCATTTACTCCGGTAATATGGGCCGCTGCCACGATATGGACACATTGTTGGAAGCCATGATCTTGTTAAAGGATGAGCCGATTCAATTTGTGTTTATTGGGGGTGGAGCAAAACGATCTGATGTGATGGCTGAGGTACAAGACCGTGGTTTGAAAAATTGCCAGTTCTTACCCTATCAGGATAAGGAGGTGTTGCCCTATTCTTTGACGGCAGGAAATATTTCTTTAGTCAGCGTAAGTCCAGGAATGCAGGATTTAGTTGCACCCAGTAAAGTATATTCTGCGTTATCATCAGGACGTCCTATTGTGGCCGTATGTCCTAAGAGTTCCTATCTGAATGATTTAATTGCCGATGCCAATTGTGGGATAACGATTGAGAATGGAGATGGCAAGGAGTTAGCAGATTTTCTGTTGTATTTACAGAAGGATCATAAAGCGGCCCAAGCGATGGGTGAAAATGCCCATCGTTATTTGGAAGAGCATTTTACACCCCAAATTATTGCCAAGAAATACCTCAAAGTTGTGGATCAATCTTTACGCAACCGAGAACTGCGTAAACAGAAACTGAATCGACAAATCCTGAACACTGACTCTCATCCTGCCCCTGAAACAGAGTCTTAG
- a CDS encoding transposase DNA-binding-containing protein, whose product MSPERYEQNFGTCELGDQRLNHRAFSIGRSLSEKFGQALSTVFETGKALKRSYEFSQM is encoded by the coding sequence ATGAGTCCAGAGCGTTATGAGCAAAATTTTGGAACCTGTGAGTTGGGTGATCAACGATTGAATCACCGTGCATTCAGTATCGGTCGTTCTCTGAGCGAGAAATTTGGTCAAGCCCTATCGACCGTATTTGAGACTGGGAAAGCCCTCAAACGGTCTTACGAGTTTTCGCAAATGTGA
- a CDS encoding IS4 family transposase, giving the protein MKTSFAKIISPHCSMTACSVSSQEMTLSVGDTTFLDYEGIKQKRQGYGPQGRGGNGLLLHSALAVDPEQGQPLGLLWQKVWNRQHRPKPPKNETSRQKKKRQTKARKTARERLFEEKESYRWVEALHAVEKAVGPSTRIIHVFDREGDIAEVFERLNTLDNTGLVVRASHNRCLEHDPNRLWEKLEAQSVQFEYEIDLPKTKGRSARTAKLAVRCCLVELQRPARLAASQPLQVYAVYATEVAPPEGEEPVSWMLLTSEVVTTVEMAQTILRWYTYRWRVEEYHKVLKSGTQVERYRLASEGMKTLLGFLCVTAVELLRVTYLERTQPQLPAQDVLTPLQIKVLIAKTPKVPKTLTVAWAVQAVARLGGYLEHRRNTPIGIQVLWKGWAKLNDLIEGWLLATQET; this is encoded by the coding sequence GTGAAAACCAGCTTCGCTAAGATTATTTCTCCTCATTGTTCTATGACCGCTTGTAGCGTATCGTCGCAAGAGATGACCTTGAGTGTTGGCGACACCACCTTCCTCGACTATGAAGGTATCAAGCAGAAGCGCCAAGGCTATGGTCCCCAAGGCAGAGGGGGGAATGGATTATTACTCCATAGTGCCTTAGCCGTTGACCCTGAGCAGGGCCAACCCTTGGGTTTGTTATGGCAAAAAGTGTGGAATCGTCAGCATCGTCCCAAGCCCCCGAAGAATGAAACGTCCCGACAAAAGAAGAAACGTCAGACCAAAGCGCGTAAAACTGCTCGGGAGCGTCTATTTGAGGAAAAAGAATCCTATCGTTGGGTGGAAGCACTGCACGCAGTGGAGAAAGCTGTGGGTCCTTCAACTCGTATCATTCATGTCTTTGACCGAGAAGGAGACATTGCTGAAGTCTTTGAACGACTCAATACCCTAGACAATACGGGACTCGTGGTTAGAGCCTCTCATAATCGTTGTCTAGAACACGATCCTAATCGCCTGTGGGAAAAGCTGGAAGCCCAGAGTGTTCAGTTCGAGTATGAGATTGACTTACCTAAAACGAAAGGCCGGAGTGCGCGCACGGCTAAGTTAGCTGTGAGATGTTGTCTTGTTGAACTTCAAAGACCAGCCCGACTAGCTGCCAGTCAACCCCTTCAGGTTTACGCTGTCTATGCAACAGAAGTAGCCCCACCTGAAGGGGAAGAACCAGTGTCATGGATGTTGCTCACTAGTGAAGTCGTGACAACAGTAGAAATGGCCCAAACCATTTTGCGTTGGTACACCTACCGTTGGCGAGTTGAGGAGTATCACAAAGTTCTAAAATCGGGCACTCAGGTGGAGCGATATCGGTTGGCATCTGAGGGAATGAAAACCTTATTGGGATTCCTGTGTGTCACTGCTGTAGAGCTGTTGCGTGTGACTTATTTAGAACGAACACAACCTCAATTACCTGCACAAGATGTCCTCACGCCTTTACAGATCAAAGTTCTCATTGCCAAGACCCCGAAGGTACCTAAAACATTAACGGTGGCATGGGCTGTTCAAGCAGTTGCACGACTCGGGGGATATCTGGAGCATCGTCGAAACACACCGATTGGAATTCAAGTCCTGTGGAAAGGGTGGGCGAAGCTCAATGACCTGATTGAAGGCTGGCTGTTAGCTACCCAGGAGACTTAG
- a CDS encoding polysaccharide biosynthesis tyrosine autokinase has protein sequence MVTNPLPTPIETNTSVDYWSIFKRRWKPALCFFTGVCVLNTFNTLSKTPIYQAVGQLRLNVPNKTSQLVSIKGIEANSNSDQGISTEIAIMKSHPLLEKTLVSLQDFLKNNNSDTSLKVSTLKASLTITPQEGTDVVNVKFESVAPRIASATVNQLMEVYVNYNLQENRSQASVARQFIAKQLPQIKQNVLVADQSLRRFMEANQISDVESLANVVTSAQINIQNQIDQVATELAKIEAESLSIRGQLGVTIDSAFDISTASQLPAIQKVRDSLQEVSQNLALARTNLTPDHPTILDLEDQQKRLQSILQDTIQTSIGESSKVNQQPVDSTRQKLLNQLVQLNVVRQGLLKQQKVLEAQLNIYGSRSQQLPTLSQKLRQLQRELGVAETTYKALLQSLQNAQLTENQTIPTAKIVELAELPSTPVAPNQFAEILRGVIAGALLAAGLAYFLEKIDSKLKTVDDIRETYPSWPVLGSVPIHTSESEDQVALPTIINPRSPISESYRMLRANLRFLSTEAPVRVLTFSSALPQEGKSWTSANLAVVLSQMNYRVLLIDADLRKPTQHLIWEVSNQTGLSNVLAATEDSDRGTPITHSVQPNLDLLTSGSLPPNPQALIDSNPFHTFVAQQADRYDFVLIDAPPLMAAADALIMAQETDGLILVGRPEYLEKSSAKRAKELLEQSGTAVLGLFINGIVTKNESYSYYYYYSHNYYGDSKSKSGSGTQRSLPSPKDLFLR, from the coding sequence ATGGTTACCAATCCGCTGCCTACCCCAATCGAAACAAATACTTCTGTAGATTATTGGTCCATTTTTAAACGACGATGGAAACCTGCTCTATGCTTTTTTACTGGAGTTTGTGTCTTAAATACCTTCAACACTTTATCTAAAACACCCATTTATCAGGCGGTAGGGCAATTACGTCTCAATGTTCCGAATAAAACGTCACAACTCGTTAGTATTAAAGGTATAGAAGCTAATTCTAATTCAGATCAAGGAATTTCCACTGAGATCGCCATCATGAAATCTCATCCTCTTTTGGAAAAGACCTTGGTTTCCTTACAGGATTTTCTCAAAAACAATAACTCAGATACTTCATTAAAAGTTTCTACCCTGAAAGCCTCATTGACCATAACCCCGCAAGAAGGTACAGATGTTGTCAATGTAAAGTTTGAAAGTGTCGCCCCCCGTATCGCTTCTGCTACTGTTAACCAGTTGATGGAAGTCTATGTCAATTACAATTTGCAGGAAAATCGCTCACAAGCATCAGTAGCACGGCAGTTCATTGCTAAGCAGCTTCCTCAGATCAAGCAAAACGTTCTCGTCGCAGACCAATCCTTAAGACGATTTATGGAAGCGAATCAAATTAGTGATGTGGAAAGTCTGGCCAACGTTGTTACTTCAGCGCAAATTAACATTCAAAACCAAATAGATCAGGTTGCAACTGAACTTGCCAAGATTGAGGCTGAATCATTGAGCATTCGGGGTCAGTTGGGAGTGACCATAGATTCCGCCTTTGACATTAGTACTGCTAGCCAATTACCTGCCATTCAAAAAGTACGTGATAGTTTACAAGAAGTGAGTCAAAACCTTGCTTTAGCAAGAACCAATTTAACTCCGGATCACCCCACAATTTTAGACTTAGAAGACCAACAAAAGCGTCTTCAATCAATATTGCAAGATACAATTCAAACTTCAATTGGTGAAAGTTCAAAGGTTAATCAACAACCTGTAGACTCTACACGCCAAAAGTTATTAAACCAGTTGGTGCAGCTAAATGTTGTTCGGCAAGGCCTCTTAAAACAACAGAAAGTATTGGAAGCTCAGTTGAATATTTATGGGAGTCGCTCCCAACAGCTCCCCACCCTATCACAAAAACTTCGGCAGCTTCAACGGGAATTGGGTGTTGCTGAAACTACTTATAAAGCGCTACTTCAAAGCTTACAGAATGCCCAATTAACGGAGAATCAAACCATTCCCACTGCCAAAATTGTTGAGTTAGCTGAGTTACCCTCAACACCAGTGGCACCTAATCAGTTTGCAGAGATCCTGAGAGGGGTCATCGCCGGAGCATTACTGGCCGCTGGATTGGCCTATTTTCTGGAAAAGATTGATTCGAAGCTAAAAACGGTAGACGATATTCGTGAGACTTACCCGTCTTGGCCAGTTTTGGGCAGTGTGCCAATCCATACATCGGAATCTGAAGACCAGGTGGCCCTGCCAACCATCATAAATCCCAGATCACCAATCTCTGAATCCTATCGGATGCTGAGAGCAAACTTACGCTTTCTCAGCACGGAAGCACCCGTACGAGTGTTGACATTTAGTAGCGCCTTACCCCAGGAAGGAAAATCCTGGACCAGTGCTAACTTGGCCGTTGTCCTCTCCCAAATGAACTATCGGGTATTACTAATAGATGCAGATTTACGCAAACCGACCCAACACCTGATTTGGGAAGTGAGTAATCAAACAGGTTTATCCAATGTGTTAGCTGCGACAGAAGACTCTGATAGGGGGACACCCATAACTCATTCGGTGCAACCCAATTTAGATCTGTTAACCTCTGGATCTTTACCCCCTAATCCCCAAGCATTGATTGACTCTAACCCATTTCATACCTTTGTGGCCCAGCAGGCCGATCGCTATGATTTTGTGTTAATTGATGCTCCACCTTTGATGGCAGCGGCGGATGCTTTGATTATGGCTCAAGAAACCGATGGGTTAATACTGGTAGGTCGACCCGAATATTTAGAAAAATCGAGCGCCAAACGCGCGAAAGAGCTTTTAGAGCAGTCAGGAACGGCTGTGTTGGGATTATTCATTAATGGTATTGTCACCAAAAATGAAAGTTATTCCTACTACTACTACTATTCCCATAACTATTATGGTGATTCTAAGTCAAAGAGTGGTTCTGGGACCCAGCGCTCACTTCCTTCACCCAAAGATTTATTTCTCCGTTAG
- a CDS encoding NAD-dependent epimerase translates to MRVLVTGAAGFIGYHLSQRLLLDGAQVLGIDNLNDYYAVDLKTSRLAQLESNPNFQFQRLDLSDRNGMETLFESNTFDGVIHLAAQAGVRYSLENPHAYLDSNLVGFLHILEGCRHSKIAHLVYASSSSVYGANKKVPFSVEDNVDHPVSLYAATKKSNELMAHSYSHLYQIPITGLRFFTVYGPWGRPDMAYFKFVDAISNNKSIDVYNHGKMQRDFTYIDDVVEGIIRVLHQPPNLDTTTPPYKLYNIGNNQPVTLMRFIEVIETAMGKAAEKNFLPMQPGDVPATYADVDALMNDVGFQPKTPIEEGIQKFVTWYRSYYQ, encoded by the coding sequence ATGCGAGTTCTGGTTACAGGTGCAGCTGGTTTTATTGGTTACCACTTATCTCAACGCCTTTTGCTAGACGGAGCACAGGTATTGGGAATCGACAATCTCAATGACTACTATGCAGTCGATCTCAAAACGTCACGACTCGCTCAATTGGAATCCAATCCTAATTTCCAGTTCCAACGCCTAGATCTCAGCGATCGCAACGGTATGGAAACACTTTTTGAGAGCAATACGTTTGATGGTGTGATTCATTTAGCTGCTCAGGCTGGAGTTCGCTATTCTCTGGAAAACCCCCATGCTTATTTAGACAGTAACCTGGTGGGCTTCCTACATATTCTTGAAGGCTGTCGCCACAGCAAAATAGCCCATCTGGTTTACGCTTCTTCTAGCTCTGTGTACGGTGCCAATAAGAAAGTCCCCTTTTCCGTAGAAGACAATGTGGACCATCCCGTCTCTTTATATGCCGCCACCAAGAAATCCAATGAGTTAATGGCCCATTCCTATAGCCATTTATATCAAATACCGATTACCGGACTACGATTCTTTACGGTATATGGCCCCTGGGGACGACCCGATATGGCTTACTTCAAGTTTGTAGATGCGATCTCAAATAACAAATCCATCGATGTTTACAACCATGGAAAAATGCAGCGAGATTTTACCTATATAGATGATGTAGTAGAAGGCATTATCCGAGTTCTCCATCAACCTCCAAACCTAGATACCACAACCCCTCCTTATAAGCTCTACAACATTGGCAACAACCAACCCGTAACGCTGATGCGTTTTATTGAAGTCATTGAGACTGCCATGGGCAAAGCAGCAGAGAAAAACTTTTTACCCATGCAGCCTGGAGATGTACCGGCAACCTATGCAGATGTGGATGCCTTAATGAATGACGTTGGATTTCAACCCAAAACCCCAATCGAAGAAGGGATTCAAAAATTTGTAACTTGGTATCGCAGCTATTATCAATAG
- a CDS encoding response regulator transcription factor, with amino-acid sequence MNPHILLVEDEVRIAQLVELELSDAGYQVNIAHDGQVGLELAQAIQPDAIVLDWTLPNLTGLEICQQLRAAGNAVPIVFATAMDDPPHRQAAMAAGANAYVVKPYSIHDLMETLTAQLPACVAA; translated from the coding sequence ATGAACCCCCATATATTGCTAGTTGAAGATGAAGTCAGAATTGCTCAGCTCGTTGAACTGGAATTGTCCGATGCAGGGTATCAAGTCAATATTGCCCATGATGGCCAAGTCGGTCTAGAACTTGCCCAGGCTATCCAACCGGATGCCATCGTGTTGGATTGGACATTGCCAAATTTGACGGGCTTAGAAATATGCCAACAACTGCGAGCCGCCGGAAATGCTGTTCCCATTGTGTTTGCTACCGCCATGGATGATCCGCCCCACCGTCAAGCCGCAATGGCTGCAGGTGCTAATGCCTATGTGGTCAAACCCTACAGTATTCATGATTTAATGGAGACCCTTACAGCTCAGCTCCCCGCCTGCGTTGCCGCGTAG
- a CDS encoding PAS domain S-box protein, which yields MPFRFSPFTQLFQARLSRRIELWVFLSIIAIEAVILIPSVYRREAELLKHLTDISAAKATGVLANEENEITDQTVLDKLEVIEQNPAVTGGILFRTDGTKVGEFGEQPELTFEQVTRRSEETFLNRSQQRYDATWPMPLLDKYVLIVRHDASNVQNELNQFIARIIGLVVIISLFVSLATMIVLQSFVIAPILQLRKDLLQAGTFLATPPGSAPPEFESTQNPPDDELGDVIQAFEQMFNQIRDAIASRQQAESDLRLSEEKFSKAFRASPNPITMSTLEDGRLVEVNDSFLDLFGLTASEVLGRSSLELDLWADPTDRMQMIQAILKDGIIRNYEYRLCDRNGKEKTVLYSSEQLKVNDQDCILSVINDITERKEAEIALEASEVRFRMLVDQAVDAIYVVNEQGQFVDVNQQACANLGYVRDELLQRRVPDIQKSLSDDDFANLWQRLLPKDPLTFIGTHQRKDGSQFPVEVRLGLFEAGEEQLLLALARDITERRQAEKDRERLAEIGELAAMIVHEVRNPLTTVLMGLNSFQRMDLPDRAKLRLQLALEESERLQRLLNEILLYAKQQKLDTTAVELNQFFADMLPTLQEMPSAEDRPIQLMPASEPAWVEADIDKLKQVFINLVSNACEAVPQGEPISWQVQIVALQDQVKIAVNNGGDPIPADVLPQLTKPFFTTKSSGNGLGLAITKRIVETHGGELVIQSSAVSGTTVTVSLPTVKSP from the coding sequence GTGCCCTTTCGGTTTTCTCCCTTTACCCAACTTTTCCAAGCCCGTCTCTCACGACGAATTGAGTTATGGGTCTTTCTGAGCATTATTGCGATTGAAGCCGTTATTCTTATCCCTTCCGTTTACCGGCGCGAAGCCGAACTCCTCAAACATCTCACCGATATTTCTGCCGCAAAAGCCACAGGTGTACTAGCCAATGAAGAAAATGAAATCACCGATCAAACGGTCCTAGACAAACTTGAGGTGATTGAACAAAATCCAGCCGTGACGGGTGGGATACTCTTTCGCACCGATGGCACCAAAGTGGGGGAGTTTGGTGAGCAGCCCGAGCTTACTTTTGAGCAGGTCACCCGGCGGTCAGAAGAAACATTCCTCAATCGATCGCAACAACGATACGATGCCACCTGGCCCATGCCCTTGCTCGATAAATATGTGCTGATTGTTCGCCACGATGCCAGCAATGTCCAAAACGAACTCAATCAGTTTATTGCTCGGATCATTGGCCTGGTCGTCATTATTTCCCTGTTTGTGTCCTTAGCCACCATGATTGTTCTGCAGTCCTTTGTGATTGCGCCCATCTTGCAGCTGCGCAAAGATCTTCTCCAAGCGGGGACATTCTTAGCAACGCCACCGGGAAGTGCACCGCCAGAATTTGAATCCACCCAGAATCCCCCGGATGATGAACTGGGGGATGTGATCCAAGCTTTCGAGCAGATGTTTAATCAGATTCGCGATGCGATCGCATCACGGCAGCAGGCAGAATCTGACCTCAGGTTATCAGAAGAGAAATTTTCCAAAGCCTTTCGGGCCAGCCCTAACCCCATCACCATGAGCACCCTTGAAGATGGTCGTCTGGTGGAAGTGAATGACAGCTTTTTGGACTTGTTTGGGTTGACGGCTTCAGAGGTGTTAGGTCGGAGCAGCTTAGAACTTGATCTATGGGCAGATCCAACGGATCGGATGCAAATGATTCAGGCCATTCTCAAGGATGGCATTATTCGCAATTATGAGTATCGACTGTGCGATCGCAACGGCAAAGAAAAGACGGTCCTCTATTCCTCCGAACAGCTAAAGGTTAATGACCAAGACTGTATTCTCTCTGTCATCAATGACATTACCGAGCGCAAAGAAGCCGAGATTGCATTAGAGGCAAGCGAAGTCCGATTTCGGATGCTGGTAGACCAGGCCGTTGATGCCATTTACGTCGTCAATGAACAGGGACAGTTTGTAGATGTCAACCAACAGGCCTGTGCCAACTTGGGGTATGTCCGTGACGAGTTACTACAACGCCGCGTACCCGATATCCAAAAGAGTTTGTCAGACGACGATTTTGCGAATCTATGGCAGCGACTGTTGCCCAAAGATCCCCTCACTTTTATTGGCACTCATCAGCGCAAAGATGGCAGCCAGTTTCCAGTCGAAGTTCGGTTAGGGTTATTTGAAGCGGGAGAAGAACAGTTACTTCTGGCCCTAGCGCGAGATATTACGGAGCGACGACAAGCGGAAAAGGATCGAGAGCGACTCGCCGAAATTGGTGAGCTGGCTGCCATGATTGTCCATGAAGTTCGTAATCCTTTGACAACCGTGCTGATGGGATTGAACTCTTTTCAGCGCATGGACTTACCAGACCGGGCCAAACTGCGATTGCAGTTGGCTTTAGAGGAGTCAGAACGACTGCAACGGCTCCTGAATGAAATTTTGCTCTATGCCAAACAGCAAAAATTAGATACAACCGCAGTGGAGCTGAATCAGTTTTTTGCCGATATGCTGCCTACCTTACAAGAAATGCCCAGTGCCGAAGATCGTCCCATTCAACTGATGCCTGCTTCTGAGCCAGCTTGGGTGGAAGCCGATATCGATAAACTGAAGCAAGTTTTTATTAATTTAGTCAGTAATGCCTGTGAAGCTGTTCCCCAAGGCGAGCCCATTAGTTGGCAAGTTCAGATTGTAGCGCTGCAAGATCAGGTCAAAATTGCGGTCAATAATGGGGGCGATCCGATTCCAGCAGATGTGCTTCCCCAGTTGACGAAGCCATTTTTTACCACTAAGTCATCTGGAAATGGTTTGGGACTAGCCATTACCAAGCGGATCGTGGAAACCCATGGCGGCGAGTTAGTGATTCAGTCTTCAGCTGTCAGTGGTACTACCGTCACCGTGTCTTTACCCACAGTCAAATCTCCATAG